In Coprothermobacter sp., one DNA window encodes the following:
- a CDS encoding NAD(P)-dependent oxidoreductase produces MRVLVTGAFGNVGTYAVDELLSRGVTVRCLDIPSPMSKRKARPYASKVEITWGDIRNTEVVARAVQGADAIIHLAFIIPPKSEQRPAWAETINVGGTWNLLQAALASRRRPRIVFSSSIALHGRTQHLAPPRKADEQLHPYEDYSYHKLTCEHMLHASGLPWVILRFGAVPPIEFGELDPLMFEVRMDDRMEYLAPMDAGAAVAAAAMLPGLEGKTLMVAGGPSCQVTGRQFMQRSFDALGIGMLPESAFSQTPFHCDFMDTKESERLLHYQHHSFDETLALQRKTLGWKKLFVPIVRPFIRRKLLAMSPYYAKRVRAKALKPQTNPD; encoded by the coding sequence ATGAGAGTTCTGGTAACGGGTGCATTTGGAAACGTCGGAACGTACGCCGTCGACGAGCTGTTGAGCCGTGGAGTGACCGTCCGATGTCTGGACATCCCGTCGCCCATGTCGAAGCGGAAAGCCCGGCCCTATGCCAGCAAGGTCGAGATCACCTGGGGCGACATCCGCAACACAGAGGTCGTGGCACGGGCCGTGCAGGGTGCCGATGCCATCATTCACCTGGCCTTCATCATCCCGCCAAAGAGTGAGCAGCGCCCCGCGTGGGCTGAGACCATCAACGTCGGCGGCACGTGGAATCTCCTGCAGGCCGCGCTCGCCTCGAGGCGCAGGCCGCGCATTGTCTTCAGCTCCTCCATCGCTCTGCACGGTCGTACTCAGCACCTCGCACCACCCCGGAAGGCTGACGAGCAGCTGCACCCATACGAGGACTACTCTTACCACAAGCTGACCTGTGAACACATGCTGCATGCGTCGGGCCTGCCCTGGGTCATCCTCCGGTTCGGCGCCGTTCCTCCCATTGAATTCGGCGAACTGGACCCCCTCATGTTTGAGGTCCGGATGGACGACCGCATGGAGTACCTGGCGCCCATGGACGCAGGTGCGGCGGTCGCGGCGGCAGCGATGCTTCCTGGACTGGAAGGAAAGACGCTGATGGTCGCGGGCGGTCCATCCTGCCAGGTGACTGGACGGCAGTTTATGCAGCGCTCGTTCGACGCGCTGGGCATTGGGATGCTGCCTGAATCGGCCTTCTCTCAGACGCCGTTCCATTGCGACTTCATGGACACCAAGGAGAGCGAGCGGCTGCTGCACTACCAGCACCACAGCTTTGACGAGACGCTGGCGCTGCAGCGGAAGACCCTGGGATGGAAGAAGTTGTTCGTGCCCATTGTACGGCCATTCATCCGCCGGAAACTACTGGCCATGTCACCGTACTATGCCAAGAGAGTCAGAGCCAAAGCGCTGAAGCCGCAAACGAACCCCGACTGA
- a CDS encoding DUF1294 domain-containing protein encodes MFLLHGYLPALDWVQSWLLAVTGITFLTYGYDKLIAGTGATRVPERVLLTLAFAGGTVGAIAGMRLFHHKTSKESFLERFWLVVAVQIVVVAGWYLFLRPH; translated from the coding sequence ATGTTCCTACTGCATGGCTACCTGCCGGCACTCGACTGGGTGCAGTCGTGGCTGCTGGCCGTCACGGGCATCACGTTTCTTACCTACGGCTATGACAAGCTGATTGCAGGGACTGGAGCAACCCGTGTACCGGAGAGGGTCCTGCTGACGCTGGCGTTTGCTGGTGGTACCGTCGGAGCGATCGCAGGCATGCGGCTGTTTCACCACAAGACCAGCAAAGAAAGCTTCCTGGAACGGTTCTGGCTGGTCGTTGCCGTTCAGATCGTGGTTGTCGCCGGCTGGTACCTCTTCCTGCGCCCCCACTAA
- a CDS encoding pirin family protein — translation MVTRIPAQERHFVDLSWIQAYWLFSYGEWYVPGNVRLGKLRVFNDDLIQPREGFGMHPHEELEMVTIMLVGQLTITDDAGERTIVHAGEVHRISAGTGTRHTEKNQESDPARYYQIWIFPDEPGLIPSHEQKDFTQMSRHDQLLTVASGKGKPAAVTLHADASVSLSTFSPAFALEYPVTGDRCVLLYVTSGSISLNGTLLEQGDQGRVSGEAKALSLASATGGSFVLVDVAA, via the coding sequence ATGGTCACCCGCATACCGGCACAGGAACGCCATTTTGTCGACCTGTCATGGATCCAGGCCTATTGGCTCTTCTCATACGGCGAGTGGTATGTGCCAGGCAACGTGCGCCTGGGCAAGCTGCGCGTCTTCAACGACGACTTGATCCAGCCAAGGGAAGGATTCGGGATGCATCCCCACGAGGAACTGGAGATGGTCACGATCATGCTAGTGGGGCAACTGACCATCACCGATGATGCCGGGGAGCGCACGATTGTCCATGCAGGCGAGGTACACCGCATATCTGCCGGCACGGGGACACGACACACGGAGAAGAACCAGGAGAGCGACCCAGCCCGGTACTATCAGATCTGGATCTTCCCGGACGAACCCGGGCTGATACCATCACACGAGCAGAAGGACTTCACGCAGATGTCGCGGCATGACCAGTTGCTGACGGTGGCCTCGGGCAAGGGGAAGCCCGCTGCGGTGACGCTGCATGCCGATGCCTCCGTCTCGCTGTCGACGTTTTCTCCAGCCTTTGCGCTTGAGTACCCCGTCACAGGCGACCGGTGCGTCCTGCTGTATGTGACGTCCGGATCCATTTCACTCAACGGTACCCTATTGGAGCAAGGAGACCAGGGACGAGTAAGCGGCGAGGCTAAAGCGCTCTCCCTTGCATCGGCAACAGGCGGGAGCTTCGTCCTCGTGGACGTTGCTGCCTGA
- a CDS encoding deaminase, whose product MLVGFNAFACVVTLTPSTTCCMMQSGDRGCHMLPRVVIHNAVSADGRIDWFEADVGVLYDLAGRWHEECTLVGSGTVLAAPESAARDKGPWEPQVAVPTDTRPLLAIVDSRARVRCWKTWLAMPYWRGGVAICSDSTPDEYLQYLAEAGVDFIVAGREKVDMRAALEELNARYGIQTVRVDSGGILNGVLLRAGLVDEVSILVHPALVGGTSQRSMFRAPDLASPEGVIALTLVSAETIGEGLVWLRYKVAGRRKKAPRKT is encoded by the coding sequence GTGCTCGTGGGTTTCAATGCGTTCGCTTGCGTCGTCACGTTGACCCCTTCCACCACCTGTTGTATGATGCAGTCAGGAGACAGGGGGTGCCACATGTTGCCACGAGTCGTCATACACAATGCCGTGAGCGCCGATGGGCGTATCGACTGGTTTGAAGCCGACGTCGGGGTTCTCTATGACCTCGCGGGGAGATGGCACGAGGAGTGTACGCTGGTGGGTTCAGGGACGGTCCTGGCGGCTCCTGAATCGGCAGCACGGGACAAGGGCCCCTGGGAACCGCAGGTCGCCGTCCCGACTGACACGCGTCCGCTGCTGGCGATCGTGGACAGCCGGGCGCGCGTCCGCTGCTGGAAGACGTGGCTGGCGATGCCCTACTGGCGAGGGGGCGTGGCGATCTGTTCAGACAGCACGCCGGATGAGTACCTGCAGTACTTGGCCGAGGCAGGGGTCGACTTCATCGTTGCCGGACGCGAGAAGGTCGACATGAGAGCCGCACTGGAAGAGCTGAACGCACGCTACGGCATCCAGACTGTGCGCGTCGATTCGGGCGGTATTCTGAATGGCGTGTTGCTCCGGGCCGGACTCGTCGATGAGGTCAGCATCCTCGTGCATCCGGCACTGGTGGGCGGAACGTCGCAGCGCTCCATGTTCCGCGCGCCGGACCTGGCATCTCCCGAAGGCGTCATTGCCCTCACGCTTGTCAGCGCCGAGACTATTGGCGAGGGCCTGGTGTGGCTGCGCTACAAGGTCGCCGGCAGGAGGAAGAAGGCTCCCCGCAAGACCTGA
- a CDS encoding cysteine methyltransferase, with product MMEQLDRGYLFTDIGALEVAGTERGIVSVTFVENVDMGAACVTSVVQQCITELSQYFGGRRTTFAVHLNPGGTEFRRLVWHALRKIPFGQTKSYGDVAAAIDRPRSARPVGGAVGHNPIAIIVPCHRVIGSDGSLTGYAGGLDRKRWLLEHEQRVLAARG from the coding sequence ATGATGGAGCAGCTGGATAGGGGATACCTCTTCACGGACATCGGCGCACTGGAGGTCGCAGGCACCGAACGCGGCATCGTGTCGGTGACGTTCGTCGAGAACGTCGACATGGGAGCGGCCTGCGTGACGTCGGTCGTGCAGCAGTGCATCACAGAGCTGAGCCAGTACTTCGGCGGCAGGCGGACGACGTTTGCCGTCCACCTGAACCCGGGAGGCACGGAGTTCCGGAGGCTGGTCTGGCATGCGTTGCGGAAAATCCCGTTTGGACAGACGAAAAGCTACGGGGACGTTGCCGCGGCTATTGACCGTCCCAGGTCGGCACGCCCGGTGGGCGGTGCAGTGGGGCACAACCCCATCGCCATCATCGTTCCCTGTCATCGCGTAATCGGCAGTGACGGCTCACTCACCGGCTACGCAGGTGGTCTCGACCGCAAGCGTTGGCTGCTGGAGCACGAGCAGAGGGTTCTGGCTGCTAGAGGCTGA
- a CDS encoding acetyltransferase — protein sequence MWRGFFINWLAASPLLVNPVRASLMRLYGIRTRTHGIRPGCYFAGRDIVIGAGTFVNYRCFFDGSAPIRIGKNCGIGMEVLFCTSTHMMGPATERAGRVNPQPITVGDGCWIGARSVILPGVTIGDGCVIAAGAVINKDCAANGMYAGVPARRIKELPVED from the coding sequence ATGTGGAGAGGATTCTTCATCAACTGGCTGGCTGCCAGTCCACTTCTCGTAAATCCGGTGAGGGCATCATTGATGCGCCTCTATGGGATACGGACAAGGACGCACGGGATTCGGCCCGGATGCTACTTTGCCGGCCGCGACATCGTCATCGGAGCAGGCACGTTTGTCAACTACCGTTGCTTCTTCGACGGCTCAGCGCCCATTCGTATCGGGAAGAACTGTGGCATAGGCATGGAAGTGCTGTTCTGCACGTCGACGCACATGATGGGACCGGCGACCGAAAGAGCGGGGCGCGTCAATCCCCAACCCATCACAGTTGGGGACGGCTGCTGGATCGGGGCACGCTCAGTCATTCTGCCGGGCGTGACGATCGGAGACGGCTGTGTCATAGCGGCAGGAGCCGTCATCAACAAAGACTGCGCTGCCAATGGCATGTATGCCGGCGTTCCTGCCCGACGCATCAAGGAACTGCCGGTGGAAGATTGA
- a CDS encoding 3-hydroxyacyl-[acyl-carrier-protein] dehydratase FabZ, with the protein MISEASVQAQSTLRLSPEQVRELLPQREPFLFVNGPADVVPGVRVTAQATYPEDSSFYTGHFPGFPLTPGVIIIETMAQAASLMMLTTPRFSGQIAYFVGIRDARFFKAVLPGAVVELTGSVVSMRHGVIESNMEAWTGGVRTAAAILTCTFRAHRSSSDGRG; encoded by the coding sequence ATGATATCAGAAGCAAGTGTACAGGCTCAAAGCACTCTCAGACTCAGCCCGGAACAGGTCCGTGAACTCCTGCCCCAGCGAGAGCCGTTTCTCTTCGTCAACGGTCCTGCGGATGTCGTTCCAGGCGTCCGTGTAACAGCGCAGGCAACCTATCCAGAGGACAGCTCCTTCTACACTGGGCACTTCCCCGGATTTCCACTGACACCCGGCGTAATCATCATCGAGACCATGGCACAGGCCGCCTCACTGATGATGCTGACGACACCACGTTTTTCGGGCCAGATCGCCTACTTCGTCGGCATCAGGGACGCACGGTTTTTCAAGGCGGTCCTCCCCGGCGCAGTTGTAGAACTCACCGGCAGTGTGGTCTCGATGCGGCACGGGGTCATCGAAAGCAACATGGAGGCGTGGACGGGTGGCGTCCGCACAGCTGCTGCGATTCTGACATGCACCTTCCGCGCCCATCGTTCTTCTTCCGATGGGAGAGGGTAA
- a CDS encoding MFS transporter, with the protein MVDEKLNEGFAVKCFDTRDTVLASRISLRDTFAAMRYPNYRIWFSGQLVSLFGTWMQATAQGYLAYQLTRSSAFLGYVAFATGLPVWLFMLYAGSVTDRVPRKRLMLYTQSAMLVLAFVLALLTFTGLIRPWHILVLAFLLGIANTFDSPARLALVNQLVDDKRHLPNAVALNGSMFNVATALGPAAAGAVYALLGPAWCFTINGLSFVAVIAALLLMRLRPVPLCPRDQSPMAGIVEGLRYVWRHENIRILILLIGVTSLFGLSFAALIPAWAVKVLHGTATTGATINGLLQSARGIGALLAALTIATVSHLKVKGRIATFGTFAYPVALLAFAAARSTVLAMLLMGLVGFASILVISLCNVLIQSQVEDSLRGRVSAVYSLVFFGMMPIGSLLTGWLAQWASEPVAIIANACAALTGAALIWMLVPRLRAMP; encoded by the coding sequence ATGGTTGACGAGAAGTTGAACGAGGGCTTTGCTGTGAAGTGCTTCGATACCCGGGACACGGTCCTTGCATCGCGTATCAGCCTGCGTGATACCTTCGCGGCCATGCGGTACCCGAACTACCGCATATGGTTCTCCGGACAGCTCGTTTCCCTCTTTGGAACCTGGATGCAGGCGACAGCGCAGGGATATCTTGCCTACCAGCTGACCAGGTCATCCGCCTTTCTCGGCTATGTCGCGTTCGCCACCGGCCTTCCAGTCTGGCTATTCATGCTCTATGCAGGTTCAGTCACAGACCGCGTACCACGCAAGAGGCTGATGCTCTATACGCAGTCTGCCATGCTGGTGCTGGCCTTCGTCCTGGCATTGCTGACCTTCACCGGCCTCATACGCCCGTGGCACATCCTGGTCTTGGCGTTTCTGCTCGGAATCGCCAATACCTTCGACTCGCCGGCGCGCCTAGCCCTCGTGAACCAGCTCGTCGACGACAAGCGGCACCTGCCCAACGCCGTCGCGCTCAACGGTTCGATGTTCAACGTGGCGACGGCGCTGGGACCAGCGGCCGCGGGCGCTGTGTACGCCCTGCTGGGGCCGGCCTGGTGCTTCACCATCAACGGCCTGTCCTTCGTCGCGGTCATCGCAGCCCTCTTGCTCATGCGCCTTCGACCGGTGCCATTATGCCCGAGGGATCAGAGCCCTATGGCGGGGATCGTCGAGGGGCTCAGGTACGTCTGGAGGCACGAAAACATTCGCATACTCATCCTCCTCATTGGGGTTACGTCGCTGTTCGGCCTCTCGTTTGCCGCACTTATCCCGGCCTGGGCAGTCAAGGTCCTGCACGGCACTGCAACGACTGGCGCAACCATCAACGGCCTGCTCCAGTCTGCCCGGGGCATCGGGGCCCTGCTGGCAGCGCTGACCATCGCGACCGTCAGCCATCTGAAGGTGAAGGGTCGCATTGCCACGTTCGGGACGTTCGCTTATCCCGTCGCTCTTCTGGCATTTGCCGCCGCCCGCTCGACGGTCCTTGCAATGCTTCTCATGGGCCTGGTCGGATTTGCCAGCATCCTGGTCATCAGTCTCTGCAACGTGCTGATCCAGTCGCAGGTGGAAGACTCGCTGCGGGGGCGCGTCAGCGCTGTCTACAGTCTGGTGTTCTTCGGCATGATGCCCATCGGCTCGCTTCTGACAGGCTGGTTGGCACAATGGGCGAGCGAGCCCGTGGCCATCATCGCGAACGCTTGTGCAGCATTAACAGGCGCAGCTCTCATCTGGATGCTTGTTCCGCGTCTCAGGGCCATGCCATGA
- a CDS encoding pyridoxal-5-phosphate-dependent protein subunit beta, whose translation MAVFDMTVHEDVLATTVKLAQDRNIIIPTFAQQKDPSLVPDKVKARLKGVGLWDVNPINLFRITWHNDVKTGLYGDANYIELPSSITGIRARVVGIVGKYFPTGAHKVGAAFGCLVPRLVTGQFDPTRQAAVWPSTGNYCRGGAFDCALLATDAVAILPEGMSKERFDWLREIGTKEVIGTPGTESNVKEIYDKVHELKTARGDGIVVFNQFEEFGNALWHYDMTGSAFEQVFNAIKGPRSRMAGYVSATGSAGTISAGEYLKKVYPYSHITAVEALQCPTLYANGFGAHRIEGIGDKHVPWIHNVRNTDAVAAIDDEYPMHLLRLFNEEAGKAYLEKKGVPRELIEQLNLMGISSLANMVAAIKMAKYEEMDENDVVFTVFTDSADLYLSRIEELRAEYGPYTEMDAALDYVKYLEGILTDWYRELNYRDRKQLHNLKYFTWVEQQGKTAEELRELWEPEFWNHIWTAAPAFDRLIDQFNERTGLLAKL comes from the coding sequence ATGGCTGTATTTGATATGACCGTCCACGAAGACGTTCTGGCAACGACCGTCAAACTAGCCCAGGACCGCAATATCATCATCCCCACCTTCGCACAGCAGAAGGACCCGTCGCTTGTCCCGGACAAGGTCAAGGCCAGGCTCAAGGGAGTCGGCCTCTGGGACGTCAATCCCATCAACCTGTTCCGCATCACGTGGCACAACGACGTGAAAACTGGCCTATACGGCGACGCGAATTATATCGAACTCCCAAGCTCCATCACCGGTATCAGGGCTCGTGTCGTGGGCATCGTCGGCAAGTATTTCCCCACCGGCGCACACAAGGTCGGCGCTGCATTCGGCTGTCTCGTTCCACGACTTGTGACCGGGCAGTTCGACCCGACCCGGCAGGCGGCCGTGTGGCCGTCCACGGGCAACTACTGCCGCGGTGGCGCCTTCGACTGCGCCCTGCTGGCCACGGATGCCGTCGCCATCCTCCCGGAGGGGATGAGCAAGGAACGCTTCGACTGGCTGCGTGAGATCGGAACCAAGGAGGTCATCGGCACTCCTGGAACCGAATCCAATGTCAAAGAGATCTACGACAAGGTACACGAGCTGAAGACCGCCCGTGGCGATGGCATCGTCGTGTTCAACCAGTTCGAGGAGTTCGGCAACGCGCTGTGGCACTATGACATGACTGGTTCGGCATTCGAGCAGGTCTTCAACGCCATCAAAGGTCCAAGATCGCGCATGGCAGGCTATGTCTCAGCTACTGGCTCTGCCGGGACCATCAGTGCCGGCGAGTACCTCAAGAAGGTCTATCCATACAGCCATATCACGGCCGTCGAGGCCCTCCAGTGCCCGACCCTCTATGCAAACGGGTTCGGCGCGCACCGCATCGAGGGCATCGGCGACAAACACGTCCCCTGGATCCACAACGTCCGCAACACCGACGCCGTGGCCGCCATCGACGACGAGTATCCGATGCACCTGCTTCGCCTCTTCAATGAGGAGGCAGGCAAGGCCTACTTGGAGAAGAAGGGTGTCCCGCGCGAGCTCATCGAGCAGCTCAACCTGATGGGCATCTCCTCTCTGGCAAACATGGTCGCGGCAATCAAGATGGCCAAGTACGAGGAGATGGACGAGAACGACGTCGTCTTCACCGTGTTCACGGATTCCGCCGACCTGTACCTGTCACGCATCGAAGAACTCCGGGCTGAGTATGGCCCGTATACCGAGATGGACGCGGCGCTCGACTATGTGAAGTATCTCGAGGGCATTCTGACGGACTGGTACCGCGAACTCAACTATCGGGACCGCAAGCAACTGCATAACCTCAAGTACTTCACCTGGGTCGAGCAGCAGGGCAAGACTGCGGAGGAGCTGCGCGAACTGTGGGAGCCGGAGTTCTGGAACCACATCTGGACTGCTGCTCCAGCGTTCGACAGACTCATCGACCAGTTCAACGAGAGGACGGGGCTGCTGGCAAAGCTGTAG